In the genome of Candidatus Neomarinimicrobiota bacterium, one region contains:
- a CDS encoding histidine triad nucleotide-binding protein, producing the protein MSDTIFGKIINKEIPSDIIYEDEQCVAFRDVNPQAPVHFLVVPRKPIPRLQDLAAEDEGLIGYIHRVIIRLTEQEGIADGYRVVVNSGSSAGQSIFPLHFHVLGGRPMRWPPG; encoded by the coding sequence ATGAGCGATACCATTTTTGGCAAGATCATCAACAAGGAGATTCCGTCCGATATTATTTACGAGGACGAGCAGTGCGTGGCTTTCAGGGACGTCAATCCGCAGGCGCCGGTGCATTTCCTGGTGGTGCCGCGCAAACCCATTCCCAGACTGCAGGACCTGGCAGCCGAAGACGAGGGCCTCATCGGGTATATCCACAGGGTGATCATCCGGCTGACGGAGCAGGAGGGCATTGCCGACGGTTACCGAGTGGTGGTCAATTCCGGGTCGAGTGCCGGCCAGTCGATCTTTCCCCTGCACTTCCATGTGCTGGGTGGTCGCCCGATGCGCTGGCCCCCCGGATAA